In a single window of the Planctomycetota bacterium genome:
- a CDS encoding alginate lyase family protein, whose protein sequence is MTHLEQLILDETRDADSSGRRGRAKASAAAASEPVPLVTSRPEPLPYDVGQHPQDYVSVGTYWWPNPDTSDGRPLVHRDGEFSPLIDRYDRPRLDQVFDTIHLHLLVALGTDDPQPAEAAAAVIVGNFIEPTTRLNPNLKHTQHVPGVDTGRLVGVIDVSIRMPAVLDVYRLSRHLLPADVTRGFEGWGGQLLDWLLEEDVRTWHESAKNNLGVYYDLLAESLARTVGRVDVAAERLRFCLGVRLPQQVDDDGGLPHELKRTRSFDYTTMTIWGFVRAADAAVELDVADWASLLDANAPLRRCVDYVYDHLAAGPWPHDQIGQVEVRNFGPALALINASAGAPLFATDAISGLADAKEALLKVGAHPWHPPQLSGAVLAALREA, encoded by the coding sequence GTGACGCATCTCGAACAGCTCATTCTCGACGAAACCCGCGACGCCGACAGTTCTGGTCGACGCGGACGAGCCAAGGCGTCCGCGGCCGCGGCAAGTGAGCCGGTTCCGCTGGTGACCAGTCGTCCAGAGCCGCTGCCGTACGACGTCGGGCAGCATCCGCAGGACTACGTGAGCGTCGGCACGTACTGGTGGCCGAACCCCGACACGTCGGATGGTCGGCCGCTCGTTCATCGCGACGGCGAGTTCAGTCCGCTCATCGATCGCTACGACCGGCCGCGGCTGGATCAGGTGTTCGACACGATTCACCTGCATCTGCTGGTCGCCCTTGGCACCGATGACCCTCAACCGGCCGAAGCCGCTGCGGCCGTCATCGTGGGCAACTTCATCGAACCAACAACGCGGCTCAACCCCAACCTCAAGCACACGCAGCACGTGCCCGGCGTCGACACGGGACGCTTGGTGGGCGTCATCGACGTCTCCATCCGCATGCCGGCCGTGCTCGACGTCTACCGGCTGTCACGGCACCTGCTCCCGGCAGACGTGACCCGCGGCTTCGAAGGCTGGGGCGGACAGTTGCTCGACTGGCTGCTCGAAGAGGACGTTCGGACCTGGCACGAGTCGGCCAAGAACAACCTCGGCGTCTACTACGACCTCCTCGCCGAAAGCCTCGCCCGCACGGTGGGCCGAGTCGACGTGGCGGCGGAGCGATTGAGGTTTTGCCTCGGCGTTCGGCTCCCGCAGCAAGTCGACGACGACGGCGGGTTGCCGCACGAGCTCAAACGCACGCGCAGCTTCGACTACACCACGATGACCATCTGGGGCTTCGTTCGCGCCGCAGACGCAGCGGTTGAGCTCGACGTGGCAGATTGGGCGTCGCTGCTCGATGCGAATGCGCCGCTGCGACGTTGTGTCGACTACGTCTACGACCATCTCGCCGCTGGACCGTGGCCGCACGATCAGATCGGACAGGTCGAAGTGCGAAACTTCGGACCGGCCTTGGCGTTGATCAACGCCAGCGCCGGGGCGCCGCTGTTTGCGACCGACGCGATATCGGGCTTGGCTGACGCGAAGGAAGCGTTGCTCAAGGTCGGGGCCCACCCTTGGCATCCGCCACAGCTCAGCGGAGCCGTCCTGGCCGCGTTGCGTGAGGCCTGA
- the nuoF gene encoding NADH-quinone oxidoreductase subunit NuoF, whose product MTEGYPGFEPVLTKRIPLDPAKRELVWYDQYVKTGGYEQLKKAVGMTPDELIKLTVDSGLRGRGGAGFSAGQKWSFIPKEKKTTHYLAVNGDESEPGTFKDRYLIDYDPHQLLEGCAICSIATQVDVIYIFIRGEYHRQIKVLEKAIAEAYANNIFGKDSIIGRPLECYVHMGAGAYICGEETGLLEALEGKRGWPRIKPPFPAIAGAFGKPTVINNVETLCCMPWILERGADWFKSMGTKSSPGPKLYGMSGHLNDPGVYEAPLGITLQESIDMAGGMKGGKHKGTICGGISMGVLGEDQLDIKLDFDDVRFRGNCLGLGTAGMIVMNEHTDMVMALRNCVRFYSHESCGQCTPCREGSHWMRKILDRIVDGHGRQKDIDMLLELEKTMGIMPGTTICGLADGTAWATRTFINKYYDEFASRVMPDKQKTVKLTINAGRSNVMTPMGSNTR is encoded by the coding sequence ATGACTGAAGGCTACCCCGGCTTCGAGCCCGTCCTGACGAAGCGCATTCCGCTCGACCCCGCCAAGCGCGAGCTGGTCTGGTACGACCAGTACGTCAAAACCGGCGGCTATGAGCAGCTCAAGAAGGCCGTCGGCATGACGCCGGACGAGCTCATCAAGCTCACCGTCGACTCCGGCCTGCGTGGCCGCGGCGGGGCGGGCTTCTCCGCCGGGCAGAAGTGGTCGTTCATCCCGAAGGAAAAGAAGACCACGCACTACCTCGCCGTCAACGGCGACGAGAGTGAGCCGGGCACCTTCAAGGACCGCTATCTGATCGACTACGACCCGCACCAGCTTCTGGAAGGCTGTGCGATCTGCTCGATCGCGACGCAGGTCGACGTCATCTACATCTTCATCCGCGGCGAGTACCACCGGCAGATCAAGGTCCTCGAAAAGGCCATCGCCGAGGCGTACGCGAACAACATCTTCGGCAAGGACTCGATCATCGGTCGGCCGCTGGAGTGTTACGTGCACATGGGTGCCGGGGCCTACATCTGCGGCGAAGAGACGGGTCTGCTCGAAGCCCTCGAAGGCAAGCGTGGCTGGCCTCGGATCAAGCCGCCGTTCCCGGCGATTGCGGGTGCCTTTGGTAAGCCGACGGTCATCAACAACGTCGAGACGCTGTGCTGCATGCCGTGGATCCTGGAGCGCGGTGCCGACTGGTTTAAGTCGATGGGCACCAAGAGTTCGCCCGGTCCGAAGCTCTACGGCATGAGCGGCCACCTCAACGATCCCGGCGTCTACGAAGCACCGCTGGGCATCACGCTCCAAGAGTCGATCGACATGGCCGGCGGCATGAAGGGTGGCAAGCACAAGGGCACCATCTGCGGTGGCATCTCCATGGGCGTTCTCGGCGAGGACCAGCTCGACATCAAGCTCGACTTCGACGACGTCCGCTTCCGCGGCAACTGCCTCGGCCTCGGCACCGCGGGCATGATCGTCATGAACGAGCACACCGACATGGTGATGGCCCTGCGAAACTGCGTCCGGTTCTACAGCCACGAGAGCTGCGGCCAGTGCACGCCTTGTCGCGAGGGCAGCCACTGGATGCGGAAGATCCTCGACCGCATCGTCGATGGCCACGGCCGGCAAAAGGACATTGACATGCTTCTCGAGCTCGAGAAGACGATGGGCATCATGCCCGGCACCACCATCTGCGGCCTCGCCGACGGCACCGCTTGGGCGACGCGTACCTTCATCAATAAGTACTACGACGAGTTCGCCAGCCGCGTGATGCCCGACAAGCAGAAGACGGTCAAGCTCACCATCAACGCCGGCCGCAGCAACGTCATGACGCCGATGGGCAGCAACACGCGGTGA
- a CDS encoding sulfotransferase family protein translates to MTSPANDRLSADDQPFVTVVSGLPRSGTSLMMQMLAAGGIPPLTDGERTADHDNPRGYLELERVKQIDSDPSFLADAAGKAVKLIHVLALKLPPAEVPYRIVFMNRPIEEVVASQAAMLERSGREGARLPEKQLRDVLHRQRLRAIKTLGERADVRLLEVDYRSLVNDAVEEAERINAHFDGRLDVKAMVTAVDPSLYRNRG, encoded by the coding sequence GTGACTTCACCGGCCAACGACCGCCTTTCTGCCGACGACCAGCCGTTCGTCACCGTAGTGTCCGGTCTGCCGCGGTCGGGAACGAGCCTCATGATGCAGATGCTCGCCGCCGGTGGCATTCCGCCGCTCACTGACGGCGAACGCACGGCCGATCACGACAACCCGCGAGGCTACCTCGAACTCGAACGCGTCAAGCAGATCGACAGCGACCCGAGCTTCCTCGCCGACGCAGCGGGCAAGGCCGTCAAGCTCATCCACGTCCTCGCCCTCAAACTGCCGCCGGCCGAAGTTCCGTACCGCATCGTTTTCATGAACCGGCCGATCGAAGAGGTCGTCGCCTCGCAAGCGGCCATGCTCGAACGCTCCGGCAGGGAAGGTGCACGGCTGCCCGAAAAGCAGCTTCGCGACGTTCTCCACCGGCAGCGACTCCGCGCGATCAAGACGCTGGGCGAACGGGCCGACGTCCGGCTGTTGGAAGTCGACTATCGCTCGCTCGTCAACGACGCCGTTGAAGAGGCGGAGCGAATCAACGCCCACTTCGATGGCAGGCTCGACGTCAAGGCGATGGTGACGGCGGTCGATCCGTCGCTCTACCGCAACCGCGGCTGA
- a CDS encoding PEP-CTERM sorting domain-containing protein encodes MDQKMTYAGMAGAVVLASGSVAYGDVVAFANGLPADIVADGTTDFDRDVPVDVDGDGTTDFSFNFRGTPITPGAYEYQANIFLDAPSLATISGYTGFFVSYYGTNLASGASVAGSGLVGQPTDPIYGSQIALGSNYGGLAYGGFGTVGSATSTGFVGFQLTSGNFGYIEIEVSDAGISFLSGAYDNMGNDIAAGAPIPEPATASLAILAVGAAATRRGRRN; translated from the coding sequence ATGGATCAGAAAATGACCTACGCCGGCATGGCCGGTGCCGTTGTTCTTGCTTCGGGTTCGGTCGCGTATGGCGACGTCGTTGCCTTCGCCAACGGCCTTCCGGCCGACATCGTTGCCGACGGCACGACGGACTTCGATCGCGACGTTCCGGTCGATGTCGATGGTGACGGCACCACGGACTTCTCGTTCAACTTCCGCGGCACGCCGATTACTCCCGGCGCGTACGAGTACCAGGCCAACATCTTCCTGGACGCTCCGAGCCTCGCCACGATCAGCGGTTACACCGGCTTCTTTGTCAGCTACTACGGGACGAACCTCGCCTCTGGCGCTTCGGTCGCCGGCTCCGGCCTCGTCGGACAGCCGACAGACCCGATCTACGGGTCGCAGATCGCACTCGGCTCGAACTACGGTGGCCTCGCCTACGGCGGCTTCGGCACGGTCGGCAGCGCGACCTCGACCGGCTTCGTCGGCTTCCAGCTGACCAGCGGCAACTTCGGCTACATCGAAATTGAGGTCAGCGATGCCGGAATCAGCTTCCTCAGCGGTGCCTATGACAACATGGGCAACGACATCGCTGCCGGTGCCCCGATTCCGGAGCCGGCCACCGCGTCGCTCGCCATCCTCGCCGTCGGTGCTGCTGCGACCCGTCGTGGTCGTCGCAACTGA
- a CDS encoding alkaline phosphatase family protein — MPEPTAPDSPKKNRVLLIGWDAADWRTIQPMMDRGGMPNLKKIVDEGVWGNLETMEPVLSPILWTSIATGKRADKHDILGFLEPDNSGFVRTVSSTSRKAKAIWNIASQEGLRSAVVGWYASHPAEPVRGCIVTDRYEQLVDQRDTFANDKHAFHPHRLKDDLAELHLDRNDISADQIRGFIPEVDEIDTDKEEYPGILAHTLAQCASVHNAATLLLEDEEWDLAAVYYTAIDHFGHSFGEFHPPQMDHVTDRQFRLYSRVMSSVYQYHDLMLGRLMELAGDDVNVIVMSDHGFKLGDDRPKINVDPQTGKRTGPGMNPVLWHHKYGIFAAKGPSFAKVRQVQGAGLLDIAPTVLQLLGLRVPRDMDGHVIQPAFAEQPEIEPIATYEPEHPDDGVWRGEEVEPDPFAAEEALRQLEGLGYLEAAGEDKTKAVNRVIRDRQVSLATVHYHNGRHKPAAAILRTLLAEEDKPDIRYQLCNCLAAMGQREEAAQLIEEATYGPGFRPMFDLLRAQLLLERGDEERGLAEFRRLRDEAPQMRRVRNLMARPLIRLRRFEEAEPILLESLELNPEDAEAYDLLGVVQRGLGRHEDAVESFMKAVTFEKERVSAHVNLGVTLVKLKQWDWAIRAFEIAVELRPGNTMAHRQLARLYKRVKNDYVKAAEHASAARFGRQRRAHVTVGDDESATPAFDHSQW; from the coding sequence ATGCCCGAACCGACCGCACCCGACTCGCCCAAGAAGAACCGCGTCCTGCTCATTGGCTGGGACGCAGCCGATTGGCGGACCATCCAGCCCATGATGGACCGCGGCGGGATGCCGAATCTGAAGAAGATCGTCGACGAGGGCGTCTGGGGCAACCTGGAGACGATGGAGCCGGTGCTGAGCCCGATCCTCTGGACCAGCATCGCCACCGGCAAACGTGCGGACAAGCACGACATCCTCGGCTTCCTGGAACCCGACAACAGCGGCTTTGTCCGCACCGTCAGCAGCACCAGCCGCAAGGCCAAAGCCATCTGGAACATTGCCAGCCAGGAAGGGCTCCGCAGCGCCGTCGTCGGCTGGTACGCGAGCCACCCGGCAGAGCCGGTTCGCGGCTGCATCGTCACCGATCGCTACGAGCAGCTCGTCGATCAGCGCGACACGTTCGCCAATGACAAGCACGCGTTCCATCCGCACCGTCTCAAAGACGACCTCGCTGAGTTGCACCTCGACCGCAACGACATCAGCGCCGACCAGATCCGCGGCTTCATTCCGGAGGTCGATGAGATCGACACCGACAAGGAGGAGTACCCGGGCATCCTCGCCCACACGCTCGCCCAGTGTGCCAGCGTTCACAACGCCGCGACGCTCCTGCTCGAAGACGAGGAGTGGGATCTGGCAGCCGTCTACTACACGGCGATTGATCACTTCGGGCACAGCTTCGGCGAGTTCCATCCGCCGCAGATGGACCACGTGACCGACCGGCAGTTCCGCCTGTACTCGCGAGTCATGAGCAGCGTCTACCAGTATCACGACCTGATGCTCGGCCGGCTCATGGAGCTGGCCGGAGACGACGTGAACGTGATCGTCATGAGCGATCACGGCTTCAAGCTCGGCGATGATCGTCCGAAGATCAACGTCGACCCGCAGACCGGCAAACGCACCGGCCCGGGCATGAATCCTGTCCTGTGGCACCACAAGTACGGCATCTTCGCAGCGAAAGGTCCGAGCTTTGCAAAAGTCCGGCAGGTGCAGGGTGCGGGACTGCTCGACATCGCACCGACGGTGCTGCAATTGCTCGGCCTGCGGGTGCCGCGCGACATGGACGGGCACGTAATTCAGCCCGCCTTTGCCGAACAACCCGAGATTGAACCGATCGCGACCTACGAGCCCGAACACCCCGACGACGGCGTCTGGCGAGGCGAGGAAGTCGAGCCCGATCCCTTTGCTGCCGAAGAGGCATTGCGTCAGCTCGAAGGTCTCGGCTATCTCGAAGCCGCCGGCGAAGACAAGACCAAAGCCGTCAACCGCGTCATTCGCGATCGACAGGTATCGCTAGCGACAGTCCACTACCACAACGGTCGACACAAGCCAGCGGCCGCGATCCTTCGCACTCTACTTGCTGAAGAGGACAAGCCAGACATTCGTTACCAACTCTGCAACTGCCTTGCTGCGATGGGGCAGCGCGAAGAGGCCGCGCAGCTGATCGAAGAAGCGACCTACGGCCCCGGCTTCCGACCGATGTTCGACTTGCTGAGGGCTCAGCTCCTGCTCGAACGCGGAGACGAAGAGCGCGGGCTTGCGGAGTTCAGACGCCTGCGCGACGAGGCACCGCAGATGCGCCGCGTTCGCAATCTGATGGCACGACCACTCATCCGCCTTCGCCGCTTTGAGGAGGCCGAGCCGATCCTGCTGGAGTCGCTCGAGCTCAACCCTGAAGATGCCGAGGCGTACGACCTGCTCGGCGTCGTGCAGCGTGGGCTCGGACGACACGAAGACGCCGTGGAGTCGTTCATGAAGGCCGTCACGTTCGAGAAGGAACGCGTCTCGGCCCACGTGAATCTCGGCGTCACGCTGGTCAAGCTCAAGCAGTGGGACTGGGCGATCCGGGCCTTCGAGATCGCCGTCGAGCTTCGGCCCGGCAACACGATGGCCCATCGCCAGCTGGCCCGGCTCTACAAGCGCGTCAAGAACGACTACGTGAAGGCTGCGGAGCATGCGTCCGCGGCACGGTTCGGCAGACAGCGTCGTGCACACGTCACCGTCGGCGACGACGAATCAGCAACGCCGGCGTTCGATCACTCGCAGTGGTAA
- a CDS encoding BPL-N domain-containing protein: protein MTTPVHLYDDEGAGPFVTGCFERRLIERGHDVRRIKAADVLAGVLDDAEVMVLPGGADRPYIRKLGDDGAARIRDFVHGGGRFFGSCAGGYYAARRITFNAPGFDVDEPRPLGFYPGTAHGPVPGIAPPFRDHPESAAVVRLEAGSEPGAALFWGGFSLQPDADATATPIGHYAANGLVAAASCIVGTGHVFVSGVHPEVTADDFASLEDAPATTVDLLREHEVQRAVVFNVFWDRLIDA from the coding sequence ATGACGACGCCGGTCCACCTGTACGACGACGAAGGTGCTGGCCCGTTCGTCACCGGCTGCTTCGAGCGGCGGCTCATCGAACGCGGCCACGACGTTCGCCGCATCAAAGCCGCCGACGTGCTGGCAGGCGTGCTGGACGATGCCGAGGTGATGGTGCTGCCGGGCGGCGCGGATCGGCCGTACATCCGCAAGCTCGGCGACGACGGAGCCGCTCGCATCCGCGACTTCGTGCATGGCGGCGGGCGATTCTTCGGCTCCTGCGCCGGCGGCTACTACGCGGCGCGGCGCATCACCTTCAACGCCCCGGGTTTCGACGTCGACGAACCGAGGCCCCTCGGCTTCTACCCCGGCACCGCCCACGGCCCGGTCCCCGGAATCGCCCCGCCGTTCCGCGATCATCCGGAATCTGCAGCGGTGGTTCGACTCGAAGCCGGCAGCGAGCCGGGGGCCGCCTTGTTCTGGGGTGGGTTTTCACTTCAGCCCGACGCCGACGCGACGGCCACGCCGATTGGCCACTACGCCGCGAACGGCCTCGTCGCGGCGGCCAGCTGCATCGTCGGCACTGGGCACGTCTTCGTCTCGGGCGTTCACCCGGAAGTGACCGCGGACGACTTCGCATCGCTCGAGGACGCGCCGGCGACGACCGTCGATCTGCTCCGCGAACACGAGGTCCAGCGGGCTGTCGTCTTCAACGTCTTCTGGGATCGGCTGATCGACGCCTGA
- a CDS encoding sigma-70 family RNA polymerase sigma factor, which produces MAAMRAFSTSAGVGSVADVAAGHEVRLRRYAASIVHDVQRAEDVVQDVLCRLIERPTSAPDDASSLRAWLFASVRNRCIDVLRKEGRMKALAELDDDAVGSPTPASLAETQDEADRALAALDQLPASQRACLRLRFSGNMSYREISEATGKSVNHVGVLIHEGLKTLRSQLIGDLADGGVR; this is translated from the coding sequence ATGGCCGCGATGCGCGCCTTTTCAACTTCGGCCGGTGTCGGCTCGGTTGCCGACGTGGCGGCGGGGCATGAGGTGCGGCTGCGTCGCTACGCCGCGTCGATCGTGCACGATGTGCAGCGGGCCGAAGACGTCGTCCAGGACGTGCTGTGCCGGCTCATCGAGCGGCCGACGTCGGCACCAGACGACGCGTCGAGCTTGCGGGCGTGGCTGTTTGCGTCGGTGCGGAACCGGTGCATCGACGTGTTGCGAAAGGAAGGTCGCATGAAGGCCCTGGCCGAACTCGATGACGATGCAGTCGGCTCGCCGACGCCGGCGAGCCTGGCCGAGACGCAGGACGAGGCCGATCGCGCCTTGGCAGCGCTGGACCAGCTGCCGGCGAGTCAACGCGCCTGCCTGCGGCTGCGATTCAGCGGCAACATGAGCTACCGCGAGATCAGCGAAGCCACGGGAAAGAGCGTCAATCACGTCGGCGTGCTGATCCACGAAGGC